One window of Microtus pennsylvanicus isolate mMicPen1 chromosome X, mMicPen1.hap1, whole genome shotgun sequence genomic DNA carries:
- the Araf gene encoding serine/threonine-protein kinase A-Raf isoform X3, which yields MEPARGPQAARALGTVKVFLPNKQRTVVTVRDGASVYDSLDKALKVRGLNQDCCVVYRLIRGRKTETAWDAAMAPLDGEELLVEVLDDVPLTTHNFVRKTFFSLAFCDFCLKFLFHGFRCQTCGYKFHQHCSARVPTVCVDLGTRRRPRPDPRPRDPEPFAFPANPPLQRIRSTSTPNVHMVSTAAPVDPALLQAPAHSPSPAPASSGRKPPQPRSPPEPRERKALAEEKKKEKQLGFRDSGYYWEVPPGEVQLLQRVGAGSFGTVFRGRWHGDVAVKVLRVARPTAEQARAFRNEMQVLRKTRHANILLFMGFMTRPGLAIITQWCEGSSLYHHLHVADTRFDLVQRIDVARQTAQGMDYLHAKNIIHRDLKSNNIFLHEGLTVKIGDFGLATVKTRWSGAQPLEQPSGSVLWMAAEVIRMQDPNPYSFQSDVYAYGVVLFELMSGSLPYRHIGCRDQILFMVGRGFLSPDLSQVSRNCPAAVRRLLADCLKFQREERPLFPQILAALELLQRSLPKIERSASEPSLHRAPADDLPACLLGAPRLVP from the exons ATGGAGCCGGCGCGAGGCCCCCAGGCTGCCCGGGCCCTGGGCACCGTCAAGGTTTTCCTGCCCAACAAGCAGCGCACGGTG GTGACCGTCCGCGATGGCGCGAGCGTCTACGACTCCCTGGACAAGGCGCTCAAGGTGCGGGGCCTCAACCAGGACTGCTGCGTGGTCTACAGGCTCATCCGCGG CAGGAAGACCGAGACGGCCTGGGACGCGGCCATGGCGCCGCTGGACGGGGAGGAGCTGCTCGTCGAGGTCCTGGACGACGTCCCGCTGACCACGCACAACTTC GTGCGAAAGACGTTCTTCAGCCTGGCCTTCTGCGActtctgcctcaagttcctgttCCACGGCTTCCGCTGCCAGACCTGCGGCTACAAATTCCACCAGCACTGCTCCGCCCGCGTGCCCACCGTCTGCGTGGACCTGGGCACCCGACGCCGCCCGCG CCCTGACCCCCGACCCCGTGACCCGGAGCCCTTCGCCTTCCCGGCCAATCCCCCGCTGCAGCGCATCCGCTCCACCTCGACGCCCAACGTCCACATGGTCAGCACCGCGGCCCCCGTGGACCCCGCACTCCTGCAG GCCCCCGCTCACAGCCCCAGCCCGGCCCCTGCGTCCTCGGGGCGGAAACCCCCACAGCCCAGGTCCCCGCCGGAGCCGCGGGAGCGCAAGGCCTTGgcggaggagaagaagaaggag AAGCAGCTCGGGTTCCGGGACTCGGGCTACTACTGGGAGGTGCCGCCGGGCGAGGTGCAGCTGCTGCAGCGGGTCGGGGCCGGGTCGTTCGGGACGGTGTTCCGCGGGCGCTGGCACGGGGACGTCGCGGTGAAGGTGCTGAGGGTGGCGCGGCCGACGGCGGAGCAGGCGCGGGCGTTCCGGAACGAGATGCAGGTGCTGAG GAAGACGCGCCACGCCAACATCCTGCTGTTCATGGGCTTCATGACGCGGCCGGGCCTGGCGATCATCACGCAGTGGTGCGAGGGGTCTAGCCTCTACCACCACCTGCACGTGGCCGACACGCGCTTCGACCTGGTGCAGCGCATCGACGTGGCGCGGCAGACGGCGCAGGGCATGGA CTACCTCCACGCCAAGAACATCATCCACCGGGACCTCAAGTCCAACA ACATCTTCCTGCACGAGGGCCTCACGGTGAAGATCGGCGACTTCGGCCTGGCCACGGTGAAGACGCGCTGGAGCGGGGCGCAGCCCCTGGAGCAGCCGTCGGGGTCGGTGCTGTGGATG gccGCCGAGGTGATTCGCATGCAGGACCCGAACCCCTACAGCTTCCAGTCCGACGTCTACGCCTACGGCGTCGTCCTCTTCGAGCTCATGAGCGGATCCCTGCCCTACAGGCACATCGGCTGCCGCGACCAG ATCCTCTTCATGGTCGGCCGCGGCTTCCTCTCCCCGGACCTCAGCCAGGTCAGCAGGAACTGCCCCGCGGCCGTGCGCCGCCTGCTGGCCGACTGCCTCAAGTTCCAGCGCGAGGAGCGGCCGCTCTTCCCCCAG aTCCTGGCCGCCCTGGAGCTGCTGCAGCGGTCGCTGCCCAAGATCGAGCGCAGCGCCTCCGAGCCCTCGCTGCACCGCGCCCCGGCCGACGACCTCCCCGCCTGCCTGCTCGGCGCGCCCCGACTCGTGCCTTAG
- the Araf gene encoding serine/threonine-protein kinase A-Raf isoform X2 → MEPARGPQAARALGTVKVFLPNKQRTVVTVRDGASVYDSLDKALKVRGLNQDCCVVYRLIRGKTETAWDAAMAPLDGEELLVEVLDDVPLTTHNFVRKTFFSLAFCDFCLKFLFHGFRCQTCGYKFHQHCSARVPTVCVDLGTRRRPRPDPRPRDPEPFAFPANPPLQRIRSTSTPNVHMVSTAAPVDPALLQAPAHSPSPAPASSGRKPPQPRSPPEPRERKALAEEKKKEKQLGFRDSGYYWEVPPGEVQLLQRVGAGSFGTVFRGRWHGDVAVKVLRVARPTAEQARAFRNEMQVLRKTRHANILLFMGFMTRPGLAIITQWCEGSSLYHHLHVADTRFDLVQRIDVARQTAQGMDYLHAKNIIHRDLKSNNIFLHEGLTVKIGDFGLATVKTRWSGAQPLEQPSGSVLWMAAEVIRMQDPNPYSFQSDVYAYGVVLFELMSGSLPYRHIGCRDQVGGAALAMRGILFMVGRGFLSPDLSQVSRNCPAAVRRLLADCLKFQREERPLFPQILAALELLQRSLPKIERSASEPSLHRAPADDLPACLLGAPRLVP, encoded by the exons ATGGAGCCGGCGCGAGGCCCCCAGGCTGCCCGGGCCCTGGGCACCGTCAAGGTTTTCCTGCCCAACAAGCAGCGCACGGTG GTGACCGTCCGCGATGGCGCGAGCGTCTACGACTCCCTGGACAAGGCGCTCAAGGTGCGGGGCCTCAACCAGGACTGCTGCGTGGTCTACAGGCTCATCCGCGG GAAGACCGAGACGGCCTGGGACGCGGCCATGGCGCCGCTGGACGGGGAGGAGCTGCTCGTCGAGGTCCTGGACGACGTCCCGCTGACCACGCACAACTTC GTGCGAAAGACGTTCTTCAGCCTGGCCTTCTGCGActtctgcctcaagttcctgttCCACGGCTTCCGCTGCCAGACCTGCGGCTACAAATTCCACCAGCACTGCTCCGCCCGCGTGCCCACCGTCTGCGTGGACCTGGGCACCCGACGCCGCCCGCG CCCTGACCCCCGACCCCGTGACCCGGAGCCCTTCGCCTTCCCGGCCAATCCCCCGCTGCAGCGCATCCGCTCCACCTCGACGCCCAACGTCCACATGGTCAGCACCGCGGCCCCCGTGGACCCCGCACTCCTGCAG GCCCCCGCTCACAGCCCCAGCCCGGCCCCTGCGTCCTCGGGGCGGAAACCCCCACAGCCCAGGTCCCCGCCGGAGCCGCGGGAGCGCAAGGCCTTGgcggaggagaagaagaaggag AAGCAGCTCGGGTTCCGGGACTCGGGCTACTACTGGGAGGTGCCGCCGGGCGAGGTGCAGCTGCTGCAGCGGGTCGGGGCCGGGTCGTTCGGGACGGTGTTCCGCGGGCGCTGGCACGGGGACGTCGCGGTGAAGGTGCTGAGGGTGGCGCGGCCGACGGCGGAGCAGGCGCGGGCGTTCCGGAACGAGATGCAGGTGCTGAG GAAGACGCGCCACGCCAACATCCTGCTGTTCATGGGCTTCATGACGCGGCCGGGCCTGGCGATCATCACGCAGTGGTGCGAGGGGTCTAGCCTCTACCACCACCTGCACGTGGCCGACACGCGCTTCGACCTGGTGCAGCGCATCGACGTGGCGCGGCAGACGGCGCAGGGCATGGA CTACCTCCACGCCAAGAACATCATCCACCGGGACCTCAAGTCCAACA ACATCTTCCTGCACGAGGGCCTCACGGTGAAGATCGGCGACTTCGGCCTGGCCACGGTGAAGACGCGCTGGAGCGGGGCGCAGCCCCTGGAGCAGCCGTCGGGGTCGGTGCTGTGGATG gccGCCGAGGTGATTCGCATGCAGGACCCGAACCCCTACAGCTTCCAGTCCGACGTCTACGCCTACGGCGTCGTCCTCTTCGAGCTCATGAGCGGATCCCTGCCCTACAGGCACATCGGCTGCCGCGACCAGGTGGGCGGGGCCGCGTTAGCTATGCGCGGG ATCCTCTTCATGGTCGGCCGCGGCTTCCTCTCCCCGGACCTCAGCCAGGTCAGCAGGAACTGCCCCGCGGCCGTGCGCCGCCTGCTGGCCGACTGCCTCAAGTTCCAGCGCGAGGAGCGGCCGCTCTTCCCCCAG aTCCTGGCCGCCCTGGAGCTGCTGCAGCGGTCGCTGCCCAAGATCGAGCGCAGCGCCTCCGAGCCCTCGCTGCACCGCGCCCCGGCCGACGACCTCCCCGCCTGCCTGCTCGGCGCGCCCCGACTCGTGCCTTAG
- the Araf gene encoding serine/threonine-protein kinase A-Raf isoform X1: MEPARGPQAARALGTVKVFLPNKQRTVVTVRDGASVYDSLDKALKVRGLNQDCCVVYRLIRGRKTETAWDAAMAPLDGEELLVEVLDDVPLTTHNFVRKTFFSLAFCDFCLKFLFHGFRCQTCGYKFHQHCSARVPTVCVDLGTRRRPRPDPRPRDPEPFAFPANPPLQRIRSTSTPNVHMVSTAAPVDPALLQAPAHSPSPAPASSGRKPPQPRSPPEPRERKALAEEKKKEKQLGFRDSGYYWEVPPGEVQLLQRVGAGSFGTVFRGRWHGDVAVKVLRVARPTAEQARAFRNEMQVLRKTRHANILLFMGFMTRPGLAIITQWCEGSSLYHHLHVADTRFDLVQRIDVARQTAQGMDYLHAKNIIHRDLKSNNIFLHEGLTVKIGDFGLATVKTRWSGAQPLEQPSGSVLWMAAEVIRMQDPNPYSFQSDVYAYGVVLFELMSGSLPYRHIGCRDQVGGAALAMRGILFMVGRGFLSPDLSQVSRNCPAAVRRLLADCLKFQREERPLFPQILAALELLQRSLPKIERSASEPSLHRAPADDLPACLLGAPRLVP; this comes from the exons ATGGAGCCGGCGCGAGGCCCCCAGGCTGCCCGGGCCCTGGGCACCGTCAAGGTTTTCCTGCCCAACAAGCAGCGCACGGTG GTGACCGTCCGCGATGGCGCGAGCGTCTACGACTCCCTGGACAAGGCGCTCAAGGTGCGGGGCCTCAACCAGGACTGCTGCGTGGTCTACAGGCTCATCCGCGG CAGGAAGACCGAGACGGCCTGGGACGCGGCCATGGCGCCGCTGGACGGGGAGGAGCTGCTCGTCGAGGTCCTGGACGACGTCCCGCTGACCACGCACAACTTC GTGCGAAAGACGTTCTTCAGCCTGGCCTTCTGCGActtctgcctcaagttcctgttCCACGGCTTCCGCTGCCAGACCTGCGGCTACAAATTCCACCAGCACTGCTCCGCCCGCGTGCCCACCGTCTGCGTGGACCTGGGCACCCGACGCCGCCCGCG CCCTGACCCCCGACCCCGTGACCCGGAGCCCTTCGCCTTCCCGGCCAATCCCCCGCTGCAGCGCATCCGCTCCACCTCGACGCCCAACGTCCACATGGTCAGCACCGCGGCCCCCGTGGACCCCGCACTCCTGCAG GCCCCCGCTCACAGCCCCAGCCCGGCCCCTGCGTCCTCGGGGCGGAAACCCCCACAGCCCAGGTCCCCGCCGGAGCCGCGGGAGCGCAAGGCCTTGgcggaggagaagaagaaggag AAGCAGCTCGGGTTCCGGGACTCGGGCTACTACTGGGAGGTGCCGCCGGGCGAGGTGCAGCTGCTGCAGCGGGTCGGGGCCGGGTCGTTCGGGACGGTGTTCCGCGGGCGCTGGCACGGGGACGTCGCGGTGAAGGTGCTGAGGGTGGCGCGGCCGACGGCGGAGCAGGCGCGGGCGTTCCGGAACGAGATGCAGGTGCTGAG GAAGACGCGCCACGCCAACATCCTGCTGTTCATGGGCTTCATGACGCGGCCGGGCCTGGCGATCATCACGCAGTGGTGCGAGGGGTCTAGCCTCTACCACCACCTGCACGTGGCCGACACGCGCTTCGACCTGGTGCAGCGCATCGACGTGGCGCGGCAGACGGCGCAGGGCATGGA CTACCTCCACGCCAAGAACATCATCCACCGGGACCTCAAGTCCAACA ACATCTTCCTGCACGAGGGCCTCACGGTGAAGATCGGCGACTTCGGCCTGGCCACGGTGAAGACGCGCTGGAGCGGGGCGCAGCCCCTGGAGCAGCCGTCGGGGTCGGTGCTGTGGATG gccGCCGAGGTGATTCGCATGCAGGACCCGAACCCCTACAGCTTCCAGTCCGACGTCTACGCCTACGGCGTCGTCCTCTTCGAGCTCATGAGCGGATCCCTGCCCTACAGGCACATCGGCTGCCGCGACCAGGTGGGCGGGGCCGCGTTAGCTATGCGCGGG ATCCTCTTCATGGTCGGCCGCGGCTTCCTCTCCCCGGACCTCAGCCAGGTCAGCAGGAACTGCCCCGCGGCCGTGCGCCGCCTGCTGGCCGACTGCCTCAAGTTCCAGCGCGAGGAGCGGCCGCTCTTCCCCCAG aTCCTGGCCGCCCTGGAGCTGCTGCAGCGGTCGCTGCCCAAGATCGAGCGCAGCGCCTCCGAGCCCTCGCTGCACCGCGCCCCGGCCGACGACCTCCCCGCCTGCCTGCTCGGCGCGCCCCGACTCGTGCCTTAG